The genomic interval GCTACGGCGTGGCCGACCGCGTCGACGTGGCCGCCCATGCGCACCTCACGACGCTCGCCTTCGGTGTGGCGGGCCTGGACGTGGGCGGCAGTTGGTTGGCGCTCGAACAGGATGGCGTGATACCCGCCCTCTCCCTGGGCGGCCGCGTCTACGGCTTCACCCAGGTCCTCTCCTCGCGACAGGCGTCCCCTCGTGCCTATGTCGAGGTGTCGCCCACCGTCAGCTACCTGCTCGGCGGGCGTTTCCTCTCCTACGTCTCGGCCACGGGCCTGGTGCAGCTCGCGGGCGGGCGGCCCCTGCTGTCGCTGGCGGTGGGCGAGGAGGTGCGGCTGGGCGCGTGGGGCGTGCAGTTGGACCTGCGCTGGTATCAGCCCGACTCCGCCACCCGCTTCAACGCGGCGGACTGGCAGGGCCTCCAGGGCATGGGGGCGCTGGGTGTCGTGCTGGGCGTGAACCACCGCTTCGGAGGTGACGGGAGATGAGCCGCCGCGCGCTGATATTGGGAACCCTGCTGGCCGCGGTGGGCCTCGGGGCCTGCTATTCGTTGGACCCCTTCCTCTACTCGCGCGAGCGGGTGGACCACTACACGCTCCCCGCCGAGGGCGACACGCCCGAGGAGACGGTGTCCCCCGACCGCATCGAGCCGGTGGACCTCGTGGTAGACGCGCACGTGCGGCTGGGAGCCGCGTACGTGAAGTCCGCGCAGCAGCCGCCCCTCGGCTACGTCCTCTACTTCCACGGCATCTGCTGCAACCTGGACGCGCACATCGCCCGGCCCAAGGGCCTCTCCAACCTCGGCTACGACGTGCTCGTCTTTGACTACCGGGGCTGGGGTACCTCCACCGACGTGGAGCCCACCGAGCAGGGCCTGCTCGAGGACAGCCGGGCGGCGCTCGCCTGGCTCTCCGCGCGCTCGGGCCTCCCGGCCGACCGTCTCGTCTACTACGGGCGCTCCTTCGGCACGGCGGTGGCCACCCAGCTCGCGGCGGACAAGCCACCCGCGGCGCTCGTGCTCGAGTCTCCCTTCAGCTCCGTGCAGGGGCTGGTGGGGGACTCCAGCAACATGGACCTCCCCGCCAGCTTCCTGTCCGAGGGCGCCTGGGATACCGAGGGCCGCCTCCGCGCCATGCGGGGCGTGCCCCTGCTGTTGCTGCACGGCGCCGAGGACGACTTCGTCCGCCCCGAGTTCTCCGAGCGTCTCTACTCCGTGGCGCATGAACCCAAGCGGCTCGTCCTGGTGGAAGGCGCTGACCACGATGACGTTCCCCTGCGCATGGGTGTGGACTACGCGCCCACCTTGGCTGACTTCCTCTCCGGCACTCGCGCCTGGCCTTGAGGGCACATCCGCACTTGGAGTCACACGCCGGGCACCATCCTGGTATTACTGGGATGTAGGTCTTGGGAGATTGATTTCATTTTCCGGGTGATCCGGGTGTAAAAATACAATGCCCGGATTGAGTCGGCCGTACGCGGACAATCACGGGAGTGCCGAGAACGAGGCGAGGGGTTAGAGGACCCCATCGCCGTGGTCCGTCCCAGCCAAGAGAGGGGAGGGGTATGGATGCTGTCTGATACCCTGGAGAAGTGTCTGAGCGGCATCCGTGGCCGGATGCTGTGTGTCCTGGGTGCGTTGCTGCTCACCGCGTGCACCGGCGATCTGTCTTTGGATGCGGAGACCGTCCCGCCTCCGCTGCCCAAGGCGTTGG from Archangium lipolyticum carries:
- a CDS encoding alpha/beta hydrolase; translated protein: MSRRALILGTLLAAVGLGACYSLDPFLYSRERVDHYTLPAEGDTPEETVSPDRIEPVDLVVDAHVRLGAAYVKSAQQPPLGYVLYFHGICCNLDAHIARPKGLSNLGYDVLVFDYRGWGTSTDVEPTEQGLLEDSRAALAWLSARSGLPADRLVYYGRSFGTAVATQLAADKPPAALVLESPFSSVQGLVGDSSNMDLPASFLSEGAWDTEGRLRAMRGVPLLLLHGAEDDFVRPEFSERLYSVAHEPKRLVLVEGADHDDVPLRMGVDYAPTLADFLSGTRAWP